One part of the Bdellovibrio sp. KM01 genome encodes these proteins:
- the fliP gene encoding flagellar type III secretion system pore protein FliP (The bacterial flagellar biogenesis protein FliP forms a type III secretion system (T3SS)-type pore required for flagellar assembly.) — MNFKKLTLWSLILLPLILLTSSHAFAQVTLPTVNLGFKTSDNPNEVVNAIKLVLIMTVLTLAPGILIMMTGFTRIIIVLSFLRQAMGVQQMPPNQLLVGLSLFLTFFVMQPAFNEINTKGVQPYLKGTISQEAAIENSLAPLRKFMFNQTRDADLALFVKLSKVEKPKTRAEVPTMVLVPAFVVSELKTAFQIGFIIFLPFLVIDIVASSVLMAMGMMMLPPIVISLPFKIMLFVLVDGWGLLIGSMVKSFG; from the coding sequence GTGAACTTTAAGAAACTGACTCTTTGGAGTTTGATTCTGCTGCCTCTGATTTTGCTGACAAGTTCACATGCTTTTGCGCAAGTGACTTTGCCAACAGTGAATCTGGGGTTCAAAACTTCTGACAACCCAAATGAAGTTGTAAACGCGATTAAACTGGTTTTGATCATGACCGTGCTGACTTTGGCACCGGGTATCTTGATCATGATGACAGGCTTTACACGTATTATCATCGTATTGTCTTTTTTAAGACAAGCGATGGGTGTTCAACAAATGCCACCGAATCAATTGTTGGTGGGTTTGTCTTTGTTCCTGACTTTCTTTGTGATGCAACCAGCATTCAATGAAATTAACACAAAGGGTGTTCAGCCTTATTTGAAGGGCACGATTTCTCAAGAGGCTGCGATCGAGAACTCCCTGGCTCCTCTTCGTAAATTTATGTTCAACCAAACGCGTGATGCGGATCTGGCTTTGTTCGTAAAACTTTCTAAAGTTGAAAAACCGAAGACACGTGCGGAAGTTCCAACGATGGTTTTGGTTCCAGCGTTTGTGGTTTCTGAACTTAAAACAGCATTCCAGATCGGATTCATTATCTTTCTGCCATTCCTGGTTATCGACATCGTCGCATCCAGCGTTTTGATGGCGATGGGTATGATGATGCTTCCCCCGATTGTGATTTCGCTTCCATTTAAGATTATGCTTTTCGTACTCGTCGACGGTTGGGGTTTGCTGATCGGTTCGATGGTAAAAAGTTTCGGTTGA
- the flhB gene encoding flagellar biosynthesis protein FlhB — translation MSGENDSEKTESATDARREEFRKQGNVAQSKELATAVLLLAASGGVYALGRFFFKNFYDLFQYSFGPDMVSTIRSGNFTEALRINGEKTLILIAPVMGIAGLLGVAATVAQIGFLQVEDALTPDPNKLNPVEGMKRVMSLRAVMEAVKGILKMGAIGMVLYFLLRGEVHQIPYLMSFSIEQICTYIGGIVAKLLGGVGGVMLVLAGADYFYQRWDLEKKMMMTKQEVKEEHKQREGDPMIKSRIRRIQREMASKRMMADIPKADVVITNPTHIAVVLKYSDNLPAPQVVAMGADVVAENIKALAREHNIPIVENKPLARTIFKTMKIGQVIPRDLFVAVAEVLSYVYRLRRKKR, via the coding sequence GTGTCAGGGGAAAACGACAGCGAAAAAACCGAATCGGCCACGGATGCCAGACGGGAAGAATTTCGCAAGCAAGGAAATGTTGCGCAGTCCAAGGAGCTAGCTACAGCAGTTTTGTTGTTGGCGGCTTCCGGTGGCGTCTATGCGCTTGGTCGTTTCTTTTTCAAGAATTTCTATGACCTTTTCCAGTATTCCTTCGGTCCCGACATGGTTTCAACTATTCGTTCCGGGAACTTCACTGAAGCTCTTCGTATTAACGGAGAGAAAACTTTGATTCTTATTGCACCTGTAATGGGTATTGCAGGTTTGTTGGGTGTTGCGGCGACTGTGGCGCAAATCGGTTTCTTGCAAGTTGAAGATGCACTGACTCCGGATCCCAATAAGCTGAATCCCGTAGAGGGCATGAAACGAGTGATGAGTCTTCGCGCCGTCATGGAAGCCGTAAAAGGTATTCTGAAAATGGGCGCAATCGGTATGGTTTTGTATTTCTTGTTACGTGGCGAAGTTCATCAAATCCCGTATTTGATGAGTTTCTCGATTGAACAAATCTGCACTTACATTGGTGGCATTGTCGCAAAGCTTTTGGGCGGCGTGGGTGGAGTGATGTTGGTTCTGGCTGGAGCTGACTATTTCTATCAACGTTGGGATCTTGAAAAGAAAATGATGATGACCAAACAAGAAGTGAAAGAAGAGCACAAACAGCGCGAGGGTGATCCTATGATCAAATCGCGCATTCGTCGTATCCAAAGGGAGATGGCCTCTAAGCGTATGATGGCTGACATCCCTAAGGCCGACGTTGTGATCACGAACCCGACGCATATCGCAGTTGTTTTGAAATACTCAGACAACTTGCCAGCTCCTCAAGTGGTGGCGATGGGTGCGGATGTCGTGGCAGAGAATATTAAGGCGCTTGCAAGAGAGCATAATATTCCGATCGTTGAGAATAAACCATTGGCCCGCACGATCTTTAAAACCATGAAGATCGGACAAGTGATCCCAAGGGATCTGTTTGTTGCGGTGGCCGAAGTCCTTTCATATGTTTACCGATTGCGTAGGAAGAAAAGATAA
- the fliQ gene encoding flagellar biosynthesis protein FliQ, translating to MTEELVIKLGQDALRTTAMLSAPLLISTLVVGLAVSIFQALTQINEATLTFIPKMIVVAVVVVLAGPWMMDVLTTYTSTLIENIPAMVRE from the coding sequence ATGACTGAAGAATTAGTGATTAAGCTTGGTCAAGATGCTCTAAGAACAACGGCGATGTTGTCAGCACCTCTATTGATCAGCACTCTGGTCGTAGGTTTGGCCGTTTCCATTTTCCAAGCATTGACTCAGATCAATGAAGCAACTTTGACGTTCATTCCGAAGATGATCGTGGTTGCAGTGGTGGTCGTTTTAGCTGGGCCGTGGATGATGGACGTTTTGACGACATACACTTCGACATTAATTGAAAATATTCCGGCCATGGTCAGGGAATAG
- the fliL gene encoding flagellar basal body-associated protein FliL: MAEEKAAAAEAAPSGGSGQKPILLIALAVINMLIVAGVGFMLYKNKQKEAAEPKIEHVIKGEAEAQHKEEAEEKELVGKVVPLETFIVNLAGSKGRRVAKVNIELELKGEKAAEEIDKRKAQIRDIIIIILSSKTYEEVSTREGRDSLKNEIKDTINSFLVQGKISNVLFTEFLYN, from the coding sequence ATGGCAGAAGAAAAAGCGGCGGCAGCTGAAGCAGCTCCGTCTGGCGGTTCAGGACAAAAGCCCATACTTCTTATCGCTCTAGCAGTGATCAATATGCTCATCGTCGCAGGCGTGGGCTTCATGCTTTATAAAAACAAGCAGAAAGAAGCAGCCGAGCCTAAAATTGAACATGTAATTAAAGGTGAAGCTGAAGCTCAACATAAAGAAGAAGCTGAAGAAAAAGAGTTGGTCGGTAAAGTCGTTCCACTTGAAACATTCATCGTCAATCTTGCAGGTTCCAAAGGTCGTCGTGTTGCCAAGGTCAATATCGAGCTTGAGCTGAAAGGCGAAAAGGCTGCGGAAGAAATCGACAAGCGTAAAGCGCAAATCCGCGACATCATTATCATTATTCTTTCTTCTAAAACATACGAAGAAGTGTCGACTCGTGAGGGTCGTGACAGTTTGAAAAATGAAATCAAAGACACGATTAACTCCTTCCTGGTTCAAGGGAAGATTTCAAACGTGCTCTTTACTGAGTTCTTATACAACTAA
- the flhA gene encoding flagellar biosynthesis protein FlhA, with amino-acid sequence MEDVFQFLKRFEKYTKNTDLFIAFGILAILAVMIIPLPPMMLDISLTFSLAISILILLVSIYTQRALDFTSFPSLLLMTTLFRLSLNVATTRLILTHGHEGEKAAGDVIASFANFVVGGNYVIGFIMFAILIVINFMVITKGSGRVAEVAARFTLDAMPGKQMSIDAELNAGHITEAEARKRRRQIEQEADFYGAMDGASKFVRGDAIAGIIITLINILGGLAIGVIQKGLDVSTAAKYYTMLTIGDGLLSQIPALIISTAAGTIVTRTSNSDKDMGAEVTSQLLVNPRAVMISGGVLILMGIIPGLPTIPFLMMGGLMCGTSWVIKKYKAETVAAEKKALETQAIAPKKENIESMLPVDMVELEVGYGLISIVESDQSGDLLERIVSIRKQFALDLGIVVPSIHIRDNLQLAPGEYRVMIKGNRVGGGTLRPEAMLAMDPGNVSDPIDGIKTKEPAFGLDALWISPNRKEDAEIAGYTVVDLPTVMATHLTEIIRSHAHELLGRQEAASLVENFKKSHPKVVEELIPDLMSLGSVVRVMQGLLKEQVSIRNLLTIFETLADEAPRTKDIEVLTESVRRSLARGITAKYTTDQGNIPVMTLHPVIEELIANSLLQTEQGVQLVMDPNTAHRLINEIARAVENHPEVASQPILLTSPTSRRHIYKLTSRFIPQLVVLSHNELTSDADVQSVALVEMSHAG; translated from the coding sequence ATGGAAGATGTTTTTCAATTTTTAAAGAGATTCGAAAAGTATACTAAGAATACGGATCTTTTTATTGCGTTTGGTATCCTGGCAATCCTGGCGGTCATGATCATTCCATTGCCTCCAATGATGCTGGATATCTCTCTTACATTCTCCCTGGCGATCAGTATCCTGATCCTGCTTGTAAGTATCTATACTCAACGAGCACTTGATTTCACATCTTTCCCATCGCTGCTGTTGATGACGACGTTATTCCGTCTGTCCCTGAACGTAGCGACAACTCGTTTGATTTTGACTCACGGACACGAAGGTGAAAAAGCGGCCGGTGATGTTATCGCCTCGTTCGCAAATTTCGTTGTCGGTGGTAACTACGTCATCGGTTTTATCATGTTCGCGATCCTGATCGTCATCAACTTCATGGTAATCACGAAGGGTTCTGGGCGCGTAGCCGAAGTCGCTGCACGTTTCACCTTGGATGCGATGCCGGGTAAGCAGATGTCGATCGACGCGGAATTAAATGCGGGTCACATCACTGAAGCTGAAGCTCGTAAACGCCGTCGTCAGATCGAACAAGAAGCTGACTTTTATGGTGCGATGGACGGTGCCTCTAAGTTCGTACGTGGTGACGCTATCGCTGGTATCATTATTACGTTGATCAATATCCTGGGTGGTTTGGCAATTGGTGTGATCCAAAAAGGTTTGGATGTGAGCACAGCTGCCAAGTACTACACGATGTTGACGATCGGTGACGGTTTGCTTTCGCAGATTCCGGCACTTATCATTTCCACCGCTGCCGGTACGATTGTTACTCGTACTTCGAATTCGGATAAAGACATGGGTGCTGAGGTTACGAGCCAACTTTTGGTCAACCCTCGTGCCGTTATGATTTCGGGTGGTGTGTTAATCCTTATGGGTATCATCCCGGGTCTTCCAACAATTCCATTCTTGATGATGGGTGGATTGATGTGTGGAACTTCCTGGGTTATTAAAAAATACAAAGCCGAGACTGTCGCAGCAGAAAAGAAAGCTTTGGAAACTCAAGCAATTGCACCGAAAAAGGAAAACATCGAAAGCATGCTTCCGGTCGACATGGTGGAATTGGAAGTTGGTTATGGCTTGATCAGTATCGTGGAGTCTGACCAATCCGGGGACTTGCTTGAGCGTATCGTCAGTATCCGTAAGCAGTTTGCTTTGGATCTGGGGATCGTGGTGCCAAGTATTCATATCCGCGACAACTTACAGCTGGCGCCGGGTGAGTACCGCGTGATGATCAAAGGGAACAGAGTCGGTGGTGGTACACTTCGTCCAGAAGCGATGCTTGCCATGGATCCAGGAAATGTTTCTGATCCTATCGATGGTATTAAAACAAAAGAGCCTGCATTCGGTCTTGATGCTCTTTGGATTTCTCCAAACCGAAAAGAAGACGCTGAAATCGCTGGTTACACAGTGGTGGACTTGCCAACCGTTATGGCCACTCACTTGACGGAAATCATCCGCTCTCATGCTCATGAATTGTTGGGTCGTCAGGAAGCAGCTTCCTTGGTTGAGAACTTTAAGAAATCTCATCCTAAAGTCGTCGAAGAGCTTATCCCGGATCTTATGTCATTGGGTTCTGTTGTTCGCGTTATGCAAGGGCTTCTTAAAGAACAAGTTTCGATTCGTAATTTGCTTACGATCTTTGAGACTTTAGCAGATGAAGCTCCGCGTACAAAAGATATTGAAGTCCTTACAGAAAGTGTTCGTAGGTCCCTGGCTCGCGGTATCACCGCAAAATATACAACTGATCAAGGCAACATCCCTGTGATGACCTTGCACCCGGTGATCGAGGAATTGATAGCGAACTCTTTGTTGCAAACAGAGCAGGGTGTGCAGTTGGTGATGGATCCAAATACAGCACATCGCTTGATCAATGAGATCGCGCGTGCGGTGGAAAACCATCCGGAAGTGGCAAGTCAGCCGATTCTGCTGACCAGCCCGACTTCCCGTCGTCATATTTATAAACTGACTTCGCGTTTTATTCCTCAGTTGGTTGTGCTTTCGCACAATGAATTGACGTCAGATGCGGATGTTCAATC
- the fliR gene encoding flagellar biosynthetic protein FliR codes for MLNWTALTEAQILLFALIFLRMVAFVIASAFFGAGNIPAPVKILLSLILSVLLFPIVKIGNVDYLTISNEIISLAIRELMVGLVLGFLTRIFFFVVSMVGDLIAMSVGLSAGQMYNPLLGTSGNAMESFYSTLGTLVFLAINGHHILIRAIVESYTLVPVSSLSLNVGPFAEMAMFGQTTFILTIKMCAPVLVTILLVNLSMGILGRAVPQINVLVTSMPVSIMIGMTVVFICLPLMVSEMNGLVEITASQLFKVMKAL; via the coding sequence ATGTTAAACTGGACGGCACTTACAGAAGCACAAATCCTCCTTTTCGCGCTGATCTTTCTGCGTATGGTGGCTTTTGTGATTGCTTCCGCTTTCTTTGGTGCAGGTAATATTCCAGCTCCCGTGAAGATTTTATTGTCCCTGATCTTGAGCGTCCTTTTGTTTCCGATCGTTAAAATTGGCAACGTGGATTACCTTACGATCTCTAATGAAATCATATCCTTAGCCATCCGCGAACTGATGGTCGGTCTAGTGTTGGGTTTTTTAACCCGCATCTTCTTTTTCGTTGTCTCTATGGTGGGGGATCTTATCGCGATGAGCGTGGGTTTGTCTGCCGGTCAGATGTACAATCCATTGCTAGGAACATCTGGAAATGCGATGGAGTCTTTTTACTCCACTCTGGGGACGTTGGTTTTTCTCGCGATCAACGGGCACCATATTCTGATTCGCGCCATTGTCGAGAGTTACACCTTGGTTCCGGTCAGCTCTTTGAGTTTGAATGTGGGGCCATTCGCAGAAATGGCGATGTTTGGTCAAACGACTTTTATTCTTACAATTAAGATGTGTGCCCCTGTGTTGGTGACGATTTTGCTGGTGAATTTATCGATGGGTATCCTCGGTAGAGCAGTTCCCCAGATTAACGTCCTGGTTACGAGTATGCCGGTCTCTATTATGATCGGTATGACGGTTGTGTTTATCTGTTTACCATTGATGGTTTCCGAGATGAACGGACTGGTCGAAATCACGGCCAGTCAACTGTTCAAAGTGATGAAAGCATTGTAG
- a CDS encoding DUF2914 domain-containing protein, whose amino-acid sequence MTSLKQRLLDYYEKNETKVDIAFFLGGFIFDVLTLSDIDDPLSIVQQVVYLGVIGLILFYDFLNTHNLVTISPRVSKYWEYRNLAVHFLLGSLLSVYSLFFLKSASIFSSIVFVVLMMGIMVANELKSVQKAAVDLKVALYVICLFAFFSMTIPVLLGFVGVTTFLLSIALTAAVIYGAFALLTKKVQNKKLLLRTLAVPGFGVLGLFLVLYFIGWIPPVPLSVQNMGIYHNIEKSDGNYLLSHENPSWRFWKTGDQEFLAEPGDKIYFFAQIYSPARFSDSVIVHWYYKDPRQGWISTDKVPMKISGGRKNGFRGFAVKQNYAAGEGRVSIETTDGREIGRIYFNVMKNEMSSENRTFTTDVM is encoded by the coding sequence ATGACATCACTGAAACAACGCCTTCTCGATTACTACGAAAAAAATGAAACCAAAGTGGACATCGCCTTTTTCCTGGGCGGATTTATATTCGATGTTCTGACTCTTTCAGATATCGATGATCCCTTAAGTATCGTGCAACAGGTGGTGTACCTTGGAGTCATCGGTTTGATCTTATTCTATGACTTCTTAAACACCCACAACTTAGTCACAATCTCCCCGCGTGTTTCAAAATATTGGGAATATCGAAATCTGGCCGTGCATTTCCTTTTGGGAAGCTTGCTTAGTGTCTATTCGTTGTTCTTTCTAAAAAGTGCTTCGATCTTTTCATCGATCGTGTTTGTTGTATTGATGATGGGTATCATGGTGGCTAACGAACTTAAAAGCGTTCAGAAGGCCGCTGTCGATCTAAAAGTCGCCTTGTACGTTATCTGCCTGTTTGCATTTTTCTCAATGACTATTCCGGTGCTCTTAGGTTTTGTGGGAGTGACAACGTTCCTGCTGTCTATTGCCCTGACGGCTGCGGTAATTTATGGCGCGTTTGCTTTACTAACCAAAAAAGTTCAAAACAAAAAACTCCTGCTAAGAACTTTGGCCGTTCCCGGCTTCGGCGTTCTAGGATTGTTTCTGGTTTTGTACTTCATCGGCTGGATTCCACCTGTGCCTCTATCGGTGCAGAACATGGGCATTTATCACAACATTGAAAAGTCTGACGGGAATTACCTGCTATCCCATGAAAACCCTTCCTGGAGATTCTGGAAAACAGGAGATCAGGAATTTTTGGCAGAGCCCGGAGATAAAATTTACTTCTTTGCGCAGATCTACTCCCCTGCACGCTTTAGTGATTCCGTTATTGTTCATTGGTATTACAAAGATCCGCGCCAGGGTTGGATCAGCACCGACAAAGTTCCGATGAAAATTTCTGGCGGCAGAAAAAATGGCTTCAGAGGATTCGCCGTAAAACAGAATTACGCCGCGGGCGAGGGACGCGTCAGTATTGAAACCACTGACGGTCGCGAAATTGGTCGTATTTACTTTAATGTGATGAAGAATGAAATGTCCTCGGAAAATCGCACCTTCACCACCGACGTTATGTAA
- a CDS encoding inositol monophosphatase family protein has product MESSVKSTDWKQVLGTAIKAVSLGREVLLNYFGNLEHIEHKFQAGLVSEADKESERVISDYLKKNFPDIEFLGEESYAAGAKVQWETAGARGRWILDPLDGTTNYIHRFPIFCISLGLEINGQIQLAVIDVPMLNETYTAIRGEGAFVNGRRLSITKNEKLEDALLATGFVAEHEHVISEQLKIFTDVVRKARGVRRPGAAAYDLAQVARGVFDGYWERNIQPWDAAAGILLVEEAGGIVETYRGEKYNPYKNSIIAGPAAIVKQLQTAFAPHISKETN; this is encoded by the coding sequence GTGGAAAGCAGCGTAAAATCAACAGATTGGAAGCAGGTCTTAGGTACGGCCATCAAGGCGGTGAGCCTTGGCAGAGAAGTCCTTCTCAATTATTTCGGTAACTTAGAGCACATTGAGCACAAATTCCAGGCTGGACTTGTGTCTGAGGCCGACAAAGAATCAGAACGAGTCATCTCGGACTACCTTAAGAAAAATTTTCCTGACATAGAGTTTCTTGGAGAGGAATCTTATGCCGCTGGGGCGAAAGTCCAGTGGGAAACCGCAGGGGCGCGCGGGCGTTGGATTTTGGATCCATTGGATGGAACAACGAACTACATTCATCGCTTTCCAATTTTTTGTATCAGCTTGGGTTTGGAAATCAACGGACAGATTCAGCTCGCAGTGATTGATGTTCCGATGCTGAATGAAACCTACACAGCGATTCGCGGTGAGGGTGCTTTCGTGAATGGTCGCAGACTTTCCATCACTAAAAATGAAAAATTGGAAGATGCCCTGTTGGCCACAGGATTCGTGGCAGAACACGAGCACGTGATTTCTGAACAACTTAAAATTTTCACGGACGTTGTTCGCAAAGCACGCGGGGTGCGCCGCCCAGGTGCTGCAGCTTATGATCTAGCGCAAGTCGCACGCGGAGTGTTTGACGGATATTGGGAGCGCAATATTCAACCGTGGGATGCCGCTGCGGGAATTCTGTTGGTTGAAGAGGCGGGTGGGATTGTTGAAACCTATCGCGGAGAAAAATATAATCCGTATAAGAATTCAATTATCGCGGGGCCTGCCGCAATTGTGAAGCAACTGCAAACTGCATTTGCTCCACACATCAGCAAAGAAACGAATTAG
- the fliO gene encoding flagellar biosynthetic protein FliO codes for MKWILSLLFVISVSAHAADKEAPTSEAAPAAVTAEAKTDAAAAATTADAVATKDLPKIDNRKESEIPLNLEKQKNAGTEGSSWFRILMTLSILGAVACGAFIFLRKYSVPKERKHQTQIKVLQQHYLGPKKSLAIVRVAGESILIGVTDHNISMIKSLSLLDDEVPEEAPKSFGKTMATFDEDEDQQQFGTEPKERVSFKSRAKDSASTDADDEFAISGIKDIVSKRLKGMRNFQ; via the coding sequence ATGAAGTGGATTCTTTCTCTTCTTTTTGTGATTTCCGTATCTGCTCATGCAGCAGACAAAGAGGCCCCTACCTCTGAGGCAGCTCCAGCAGCTGTCACGGCAGAAGCGAAAACCGACGCAGCGGCGGCGGCAACAACAGCTGATGCAGTGGCGACGAAAGATTTGCCGAAAATCGATAATCGTAAAGAATCTGAAATTCCACTGAATTTGGAAAAACAAAAAAATGCCGGAACTGAAGGTTCAAGCTGGTTCCGCATTTTGATGACACTTTCGATTTTGGGTGCAGTGGCTTGTGGTGCATTTATCTTTTTGCGCAAGTACTCGGTTCCTAAGGAAAGAAAGCATCAAACGCAGATCAAGGTTTTGCAACAGCATTACCTGGGTCCTAAGAAAAGCTTGGCCATCGTTCGCGTAGCGGGTGAGTCCATCCTGATCGGTGTGACGGATCATAATATCTCGATGATTAAATCCCTTTCTTTGTTGGATGACGAAGTTCCGGAAGAAGCTCCCAAAAGCTTTGGTAAAACAATGGCAACTTTTGATGAAGACGAAGACCAGCAACAATTCGGCACGGAGCCTAAAGAACGTGTTTCATTCAAAAGCCGTGCAAAAGATAGCGCAAGCACAGACGCGGACGACGAGTTCGCCATCAGCGGAATCAAAGATATCGTTTCAAAACGTTTGAAAGGTATGAGGAATTTTCAGTGA
- the fliM gene encoding flagellar motor switch protein FliM yields the protein MNQVLSQSEVDALLAAVSDGDVASSDSPKSDDGQGGGGGGSNGKVEERKIISYDLTSQDRIIRGRLPQLEVIYEKFMRAFRVSLSSALRKIASITLTGTEFLKFGEFINTLPMPTCMCVLRFGNLRGSALFVIESKLAYALVDSFFGGADRPYTKIDGKDFTPIELQIVQKVVGLAINDLETAWASVEKIGCSFVRTEVNPQFVGIVPPTDVVIASTFDVELENASGTVSIVIPYATIEPIKQKLSTGFQVESDQTDKKLWTSTIQEQLLETDLEIKVNLGETEIKLRDMMGLKVGDVIPLDQDATGEFEVEIEGIKKFLGYYGIHHGTVAVQVTRPVIK from the coding sequence ATGAATCAGGTTCTTTCACAGAGTGAAGTTGATGCGCTTTTAGCCGCGGTTTCCGACGGGGATGTTGCCTCTTCGGATTCACCAAAGTCAGATGATGGCCAAGGTGGCGGCGGTGGCGGCAGCAACGGTAAAGTTGAAGAGCGCAAAATTATATCTTACGACTTAACCAGCCAGGATCGTATTATCCGCGGTCGTTTGCCTCAGCTGGAAGTTATTTACGAAAAGTTCATGAGAGCTTTCCGTGTTTCTTTGTCTTCGGCTCTTCGCAAAATCGCGTCGATCACTTTGACTGGTACGGAGTTCCTGAAATTCGGTGAGTTTATCAATACGTTGCCGATGCCCACTTGTATGTGCGTTCTGCGCTTTGGTAACTTGCGTGGTTCAGCTCTTTTCGTAATCGAAAGTAAGTTGGCTTACGCTTTGGTGGACAGTTTCTTTGGTGGAGCCGATCGTCCATACACTAAAATTGACGGTAAAGACTTTACTCCGATCGAACTCCAGATCGTTCAAAAAGTTGTGGGTCTTGCGATCAACGATCTTGAAACGGCCTGGGCTTCAGTTGAAAAAATCGGTTGTTCATTTGTTCGTACGGAAGTGAATCCACAGTTCGTAGGTATCGTACCTCCAACTGACGTGGTTATTGCCTCCACTTTCGACGTTGAGCTTGAGAATGCATCGGGCACGGTTTCGATCGTGATCCCTTACGCAACGATCGAGCCGATCAAGCAAAAATTATCTACAGGTTTCCAAGTAGAAAGTGACCAAACGGACAAGAAATTGTGGACTTCTACAATTCAAGAGCAGCTTTTGGAAACAGATTTGGAAATCAAAGTGAACTTGGGTGAAACCGAGATCAAACTTCGTGACATGATGGGCTTGAAAGTAGGGGATGTCATTCCTTTGGATCAAGATGCCACCGGCGAATTTGAAGTTGAAATTGAAGGTATCAAAAAGTTTTTAGGTTATTACGGAATACATCATGGAACCGTGGCTGTCCAAGTGACTCGTCCGGTAATCAAGTAG
- a CDS encoding SPOR domain-containing protein — translation MAAKSDTVVKLVIVLFISLLSFSVGLFAGKNFSDNQHTISQLEPSKTATREVASEHGATATESKSGAMTDEEIAKLAEEFVADEKPVAAGHGETAAGHGEAAPAAGHGETAPAHGAPAKTETAKHGEAPAAHGAPVAAADHGAKAEPSSVAKDLAAGKAPQTRTAPAAKSATAESRIPSSLPQNVAQYTVGKFTVQVASYADEAEAQKFASDLKTKGYSAFYVPANIKGKTWFRVSVGQFATSKEAASYRTELISKAKVSSAIVQKITE, via the coding sequence ATGGCAGCGAAATCAGATACGGTTGTAAAACTAGTGATAGTTTTGTTCATCTCTCTTCTTTCTTTTTCGGTGGGCTTATTCGCCGGTAAAAACTTTAGTGACAACCAACACACGATTTCACAACTTGAGCCATCTAAAACAGCAACGCGTGAAGTGGCTTCTGAGCACGGTGCAACTGCAACTGAATCTAAATCCGGTGCGATGACTGACGAAGAGATCGCGAAACTTGCTGAAGAGTTCGTTGCTGACGAAAAACCAGTGGCTGCAGGTCACGGTGAAACAGCAGCTGGTCACGGCGAAGCGGCTCCCGCTGCTGGTCACGGTGAGACAGCTCCAGCACACGGTGCTCCCGCTAAAACTGAAACTGCAAAACACGGTGAAGCTCCAGCCGCTCATGGCGCTCCAGTAGCAGCCGCGGATCACGGTGCAAAAGCAGAACCTTCTTCTGTAGCAAAAGATCTGGCAGCTGGTAAAGCTCCACAAACTCGCACCGCTCCTGCTGCAAAATCAGCAACTGCTGAATCACGCATTCCTTCTTCATTGCCACAAAACGTAGCGCAATACACGGTTGGTAAATTCACAGTGCAAGTAGCTTCTTATGCTGATGAAGCGGAAGCACAAAAATTTGCTTCTGATCTGAAAACTAAAGGTTATAGCGCTTTCTACGTACCAGCGAACATCAAAGGTAAAACTTGGTTCCGTGTCAGCGTAGGTCAATTCGCAACTTCTAAAGAAGCTGCTTCTTACAGAACTGAATTGATCAGCAAAGCAAAAGTTTCTTCTGCAATCGTTCAAAAAATTACCGAGTAA